A single Lynx canadensis isolate LIC74 chromosome D2, mLynCan4.pri.v2, whole genome shotgun sequence DNA region contains:
- the LOC115527301 gene encoding core histone macro-H2A.2, with translation MSGRSGKKKMSKLSRSARAGVIFPVGRLMRYLKKGTFKYRISVGAPVYMAAVIEYLAAEILELAGNAARDNKKARIAPRHILLAVANDEELNQLLKGVTIASGGVLPRIHPELLAKKRGTKGKSETILSPPPEKRGRKAASGKKGGKKSKAAKPRTSKKSKPKDSDKEGTSNSTSEDGPGDGFTILSSKSLVLGQKLSLTQSDISHIGSMRVEGIVHPTTAEIDLKEDIGKALEKAGGKEFLETVKELRKSQGPLEVAEAAVSQSSGLAAKFVIHCHIPQWGSDKCEEQLEETIKNCLSAAEDKKLKSVAFPPFPSGRNCFPKQTAAQVTLKAISAHFDDSSASSLKNVYFLLFDSESIGIYVQEMAKLDAK, from the exons atgTCGGGCCGGAGCGGGAAGAAGAAAATGTCCAAGCTGTCCCGTTCAGCCAGGGCCGGTGTCATCTTCCCCGTGGGGAGGCTGATGCGTTACCTGAAGAAAGGGACGTTCAAGTACCGGATCAGCGTGGGGGCTCCCGTCTACATGGCGGCCGTCATCGAGTACCTGGCAG CGGAAATTCTAGAATTGGCTGGGAATGCCGCAAGGGACAACAAGAAGGCCCGGATAGCCCCAAGACACATCCTGCTAGCAGTTGCCAACGATGAGGAACTCAATCAG CTGCTAAAAGGAGTGACCATCGCCAGTGGAGGTGTCCTACCCAGAATTCATCCCGAACTGCTGGCCAAAAAGCGAGGGACCAAAGGCAAGTCGGAAActatcctctcccctcccccagagaaaagaggaaggaaggcggCGTCAGGCAAGAAGGGAGGCAAGAAATCCAAGGCTGCCAAACCACGGACGTCCAAAAAG TCCAAACCAAAGGACAGCGATAAAGAAGGAACTTCAAATTCCACCTCCGAAGATGGGCCGGGGGACGGATTCACCATTCTGTCATCTAAAAGCCTCGTTCTAGGGCAGAAG CTCTCCCTGACCCAGAGTGACATCAGCCATATTGGCTCCATGAGAGTGGAGGGCATTGTCCACCCAACCACAGCCGAAATTGACCTCAAGGAAGACATAG GTAAGGCCTTGGAAAAGGCTGGCGGGAAAGAGTTCTTGGAAACGGTAAAGGAGCTCCGCAAATCCCAAGGCCCTTTGGAAGTCGCCGAAG CCGCTGTCAGCCAATCCAGCGGACTCGCAGCCAAATTTGTCATCCACTGTCACATCCCTCAGTGGGGCTCCGACAAATGTGAAGAACAGCTCGAAGAGACCATCAAAAACTGCCTGTCGGCGGCAGAGGACAAGAAGCTGAAGTCTGTGGCGTTCCCACCGTTTCCCAGCGGCAG AAACTGCTTCCCCAAACAGACGGCAGCCCAGGTGACCCTCAAAGCCATCTCGGCCCACTTTGACGACTCGAGCGCATCCTCGCTGAAGAATGTCTACTTCCTGCTCTTTGACAGCGAGAGCATTGGCATCTACGTGCAGGAGATGGCCAAGCTCGATGCCAAGTAG